The region GAAACAACTTACTTCCTTCAGGAGTACTTGGATCTATAATTGGTGGTGCTGGAAATTTTTCCGCAATTTTTGCATATGTCAATATGTATTCGTGTACATTTTTGAATTTCGCCTGATTGTCAAAATTGCCATCAGTTCTCCAAGAGAATTGAGCCATAAAATTTTCTTCCCCAAAAACTTCATCGCATAATTTCCGTAGATGATGCATTTCATTATCATCAATCGATATAAAAATAACACCGTCTTCTTTTAATAACTGCCGTGCAATCAATAGACGACTGTACATCATATTTAACCAATTACTGTGAAAACGACCATCCGTTTCAGTGTTGGTATCCACTTTAAATCCCTCTTCTGTCATTTCAGCATCTTCCCAGTACTCTTTTCTATTTTGGTCAAAATTATCAGAATAGACAAAATCTTTTCCGGTATTATAGGGCGGGTCAATATAAATGCACTTCACCTGTTCCCGGTAACCGTTGCTCAGCAACTTAAGCACTTGCAAGTTTTCGCCTTCAATGATTAGGTTTTCACTGTTATTGGGATTTACGCTTCTTCCTTCATCATAAACAAGTGTGGCATTTGTAGGGGTAAAAGCTTCCCGCTTAGCCTTGCTTTTCCCGAACCAACGAAACTCATAGCGCTCGGTGTCGTTCACGCTTTCGGGGTCAATAACTTTTTTAAGTTCGTTCAGGTTAAGCTTTCCCTCATCGGTAAACAAGTCTGGCATCAATTGTTTTAACTGTTCCAGGCGTTCCTTGTTCCAGTCGTGCGACTGTACTTTTTCCAAAGGGTTTTCTATGGTTTCTTTCGTATTGCTCATAAACTATTATTCAAGGTCTTTTTCAATAAATTGTTGCAGTTCTTCCTCGCTTGGTAGGTACATTTGGTATTTTGAGGCAAAAAGGTTTTTCTTATCATTGAGCACCGAGTATTTTGCAACCACATTATCGGTGTCGGCACATAATAATATCCCAATCGTGGGATTGTCATTTTTAGATTTTTCGCGTTCATCAAACATACGCACATACATATCCAGCTGCCCAATATCCTGATGGCTCAGTTTTCCGCTCTTGATGTCAATGACCACAAAACACTTAAGATGGTAATTGTAAAATACCAAATCAATAAAGAAATCAGAGGTTTCGGTACGGACCAATTTTTGTTGTGCCACAAACGCAAAGCCTTTACCCAGTTCCAGTAGAAAGGTCTGTAAATGGGCAATAATTCCTTTTTCAATATCCTTTTCTTTGTGTGTTAAATTAGCAGGAAGGTCAAGAAACTCAAGTACATAAGGGTTTTTGATGAAATCGAGTTTGGATAATTCGTTAGTTTCCGAAGCAATTTCCTTATTGGATTGGTTGGATAAAATGCGTTGGTAATATTGACTGCTGATATTGCGATCCAGCTTTCGGGTGCTCCAATGTTGACTGATGGACTCCTTTAGATAAAATTGCTTCACAGTTTTATCTTCCACACGTATTAATAAACGATAATGTGACCAACTCAATTCGGGACGCACTGTGTCCCGAATTGGAAAGCTTAAATAAAACTGTCGAATTCTGCGAAGTTCGCGGGCGTCGAAACTTTTACCAAAATCATTGCTTAGGTTTTTGGCAAGTTCTTTTAATAAATAGGTTCCATATTCTGCTCTTTCACTACCCTTCTGTTCTTCCTCTACAATGCGTTTACCTATTTCCCAATACGCAAACACCATCGCCGAATTAACTGCGGTAGCGACTTTTTGACGAGCCTGTTCTAAAATATCCCTTATTTCCTGTAGAAGGGCGTTATGCTGTTTATTGGGTTTCATCAATCCTAATCTATTTTATTTCTTGTATTTTCTTGACATCCTTGTGCGCCTCACTTTTAAAATATGAATAATCTTTGACCGGAGCTTTGTATTTTACATCCACACCCAGTGTAGCAAAGTGTTTTAGCGCACATTTAATTTTATAGACCTCACTTTCCTTTAGCGACTTTTTATCATTGATATCGTTCGTTCCCTTTGTTTCAATGACGAAATAAAACTCACTTTCAGCCCCATCTTTTAGGCTTTTGCGTTTCATCACAATACCAAAATCAGGCTCATATTCACCTATGGGCGTTTTGATTTTATAATAAGAAGGTAGCTTAAGGAAACAGACCACTTCATCATCGCTATCAGCCGTCAAAGCGAATTTATGCTCTACCTCGCTATCTACTAAGGTTTTGTCAAAAATTCCACGCTTAGGAGTTGGGGTGTAGCGTTTATCATCCAATTGCTTTACGAAATCTTCAAAATCAAAAGGAAAGATTTCACTCGTTAAATGGTAATCCAAACCACGCAGCATTTCTTCCAACTCAATATTCTTAATAAGAGCAGAAGCACGGTGAATGAACTGTGGTGGATTTTTGGCAAACTGGGAGTGATCAATATCTCGAATAATGGAAAAAGTGGTGGTATAACTCAGGCTCGTATTTTCGCTGAGTTCTTCCACCAAATCCAGTGCCGTATAACTGGCTTTAAGTTTATAACTTTCGCTTCCGCCAAATTCATCCTTAAGTTGCGTTTCGGTAATGGAGCTAATGGAACGACTGGTAACTTCTGCCACATAATCGGCAATATCGATTTGATTGA is a window of Salegentibacter salegens DNA encoding:
- a CDS encoding PDDEXK nuclease domain-containing protein encodes the protein MKPNKQHNALLQEIRDILEQARQKVATAVNSAMVFAYWEIGKRIVEEEQKGSERAEYGTYLLKELAKNLSNDFGKSFDARELRRIRQFYLSFPIRDTVRPELSWSHYRLLIRVEDKTVKQFYLKESISQHWSTRKLDRNISSQYYQRILSNQSNKEIASETNELSKLDFIKNPYVLEFLDLPANLTHKEKDIEKGIIAHLQTFLLELGKGFAFVAQQKLVRTETSDFFIDLVFYNYHLKCFVVIDIKSGKLSHQDIGQLDMYVRMFDEREKSKNDNPTIGILLCADTDNVVAKYSVLNDKKNLFASKYQMYLPSEEELQQFIEKDLE